One region of Intestinimonas massiliensis (ex Afouda et al. 2020) genomic DNA includes:
- the scfB gene encoding thioether cross-link-forming SCIFF peptide maturase, which translates to MVHTFEALGVKLAVDVNSGAVHVLDDLTYRLLPLVEPPMAEHCPPELLARLPEYRTEAVEEGWQDLRELAGNGLLFVEDDYVDPAAATALQQSAPIKALCLHVSHDCNLRCQYCFASTGDFGTGRKIMDIETAKRAIDFVIQRSGSRRNIEVDFFGGEPLMAMDTVKATVAYARSIEKKAGKCFRFTITTNGVLLDDENIDYINREMSNAVLSLDGRPQVNDRMRKTVNGKGSYEVIVPKFQKLVAGRGTKDYYLRGTFTHYNLDFAEDVMHMADLGFRNVSVEPVVGKETCGYALKDEDLPVVLEQYEKLAEKLKDRTDVNFFHFNVDLAQGPCVIKRLRGCGAGCEYVAVTPEGDIYPCHQFVGNPAYKIGSLSDGSFDMELSHRFSCLNIYTREECRDCWARFYCSGGCSASNLLVNGDIKKPNHVGCEMERKRLECAIALKALAAGMG; encoded by the coding sequence ATGGTACATACATTTGAAGCCCTCGGCGTCAAACTCGCCGTGGACGTAAACAGCGGGGCCGTCCATGTACTGGACGACCTGACCTACCGCCTGCTGCCCCTGGTGGAGCCCCCCATGGCAGAGCACTGTCCGCCGGAGCTCCTGGCTCGGCTACCCGAATACCGCACAGAGGCGGTGGAGGAGGGATGGCAGGACCTGCGGGAGCTGGCCGGGAACGGGCTGCTCTTTGTGGAGGATGACTATGTGGACCCCGCGGCGGCCACCGCCCTGCAGCAGTCCGCCCCCATCAAGGCCCTTTGCCTCCACGTCTCCCACGACTGCAACCTGCGCTGCCAGTATTGTTTTGCGTCCACCGGCGACTTCGGTACCGGTCGGAAGATCATGGACATTGAGACCGCAAAACGGGCCATTGATTTTGTCATCCAGCGCTCCGGCAGCCGCCGGAATATTGAGGTGGACTTCTTCGGCGGCGAGCCGCTGATGGCGATGGATACCGTCAAGGCCACAGTAGCCTATGCACGCTCCATCGAGAAAAAGGCCGGTAAGTGTTTCCGCTTTACGATTACCACCAACGGAGTCCTGCTGGACGATGAGAACATCGACTACATCAACCGGGAGATGTCCAACGCCGTCCTTTCACTGGACGGGCGGCCCCAGGTCAACGACCGCATGCGCAAGACGGTCAACGGGAAGGGGAGCTATGAGGTTATTGTTCCCAAGTTCCAAAAGCTGGTGGCGGGCCGCGGGACTAAGGACTACTACCTGCGGGGCACCTTTACCCACTATAATCTGGACTTTGCCGAGGATGTCATGCATATGGCGGACCTGGGCTTCCGCAACGTCTCTGTGGAGCCGGTAGTGGGGAAGGAGACCTGCGGCTATGCGCTGAAGGATGAGGATCTGCCGGTGGTTCTGGAGCAGTATGAGAAGCTGGCGGAGAAGCTGAAGGACCGGACCGACGTGAACTTCTTCCACTTCAATGTGGACCTGGCCCAGGGCCCCTGCGTCATCAAACGGCTGCGGGGCTGTGGGGCGGGCTGCGAGTATGTGGCCGTCACGCCGGAAGGGGACATCTACCCCTGCCACCAGTTTGTGGGCAATCCCGCGTACAAAATTGGAAGCCTGTCCGACGGCAGCTTCGATATGGAGCTGTCCCATCGGTTCTCCTGCCTGAACATCTACACCAGGGAGGAGTGCCGGGACTGCTGGGCCCGCTTCTATTGCAGCGGCGGATGCAGCGCCTCTAATCTGCTCGTAAATGGAGACATAAAAAAGCCCAACCATGTGGGGTGCGAGATGGAGCGCAAACGGCTGGAGTGCGCCATTGCGTTAAAGGCCCTGGCAGCCGGTATGGGCTGA
- the scfA gene encoding six-cysteine ranthipeptide SCIFF gives MTHIKTLNGATLKQSAAHGGCGECQTSCQSACKTSCTVANQKCENNQ, from the coding sequence ATGACCCATATCAAAACGCTCAACGGCGCCACGCTGAAGCAGAGCGCTGCCCACGGCGGCTGCGGCGAGTGCCAGACCTCTTGTCAGTCTGCCTGCAAGACCTCCTGCACCGTTGCCAACCAGAAGTGCGAGAACAACCAGTAA
- a CDS encoding TIGR04086 family membrane protein — protein sequence MRKTEEDQGTRLVRAMTNILLGGVVALAVCLMFLFLCSIGISGGWLQEGLMYQMAVVSCVIGGFAGAMTAVRRWGSRALIVGLAVGAVFFLLLLTVGVLLFESMSLEAGGLGLLCGGLCGGAAAGLMGSKPKKKRRKK from the coding sequence ATGCGCAAGACGGAAGAGGATCAGGGGACGCGGCTGGTCCGGGCCATGACCAATATTCTGCTGGGCGGCGTCGTCGCGCTGGCGGTCTGCCTCATGTTCCTGTTCCTGTGCTCGATCGGAATCTCAGGCGGCTGGCTTCAGGAGGGGCTGATGTACCAGATGGCGGTGGTGAGCTGCGTGATCGGCGGCTTTGCCGGTGCGATGACAGCGGTGCGGCGCTGGGGCTCCCGGGCCCTGATCGTGGGCCTGGCGGTCGGAGCGGTGTTCTTCCTGCTGCTGCTCACCGTGGGCGTCCTGCTGTTTGAGAGCATGTCCTTGGAGGCGGGCGGACTGGGTCTGCTGTGCGGGGGATTGTGCGGCGGCGCGGCGGCCGGACTGATGGGCTCCAAGCCAAAAAAGAAGCGGAGAAAAAAATAA
- the yajC gene encoding preprotein translocase subunit YajC, whose translation MEQFGTIGMIVVMLVIFYFMLIRPENKKKKQLNEMRNSLKVGDEITTIGGILGTICAVKDESIVIETGADRVRMEFAKWAISTKGAQTTEETK comes from the coding sequence TTGGAGCAGTTCGGAACCATTGGTATGATTGTAGTGATGCTGGTCATCTTCTACTTCATGCTCATTCGCCCGGAGAACAAGAAGAAAAAACAGCTCAACGAGATGCGAAACTCCCTGAAGGTAGGGGATGAAATCACCACCATCGGCGGCATCCTCGGCACGATCTGCGCCGTAAAGGATGAGAGCATCGTCATCGAGACCGGCGCGGACCGTGTACGGATGGAGTTCGCCAAGTGGGCCATTTCCACCAAGGGCGCCCAGACCACCGAAGAGACGAAGTAA
- the tgt gene encoding tRNA guanosine(34) transglycosylase Tgt, translating to MFEVIKTEGRARRGVFTCAHGTAQTPVFMNVGTQGAIKGAVSAHDLAEIGCQIELSNTYHLHLRPGDEVVRDLGGLHRFMDWKGPILTDSGGFQVFSLSGLRKITEEGVTFASHIDGRRIFMGPEESMRIQSHLGSDVAMAFDECVANPSTYEYVKPSCERTYRWLVRCKEEHERLNAQPGAVNPHQMLFGINQGGTYPDLRVWHMDAIAKLDCDGYAIGGLAVGEETQVMYDIIDAVEPHMPADKPRYLMGVGTPSNIIEGVARGVDFFDCVMPARNARHAKLFTWEGAMNIKNEKYKLDERPIDPNCGCPACRSFSRAYLRHLFVAGEMLAMRLAVLHNLWFYNELTARIRQALDQGCFQAFRHMYSQKLDGRI from the coding sequence ATGTTTGAAGTCATCAAAACCGAAGGCCGCGCCCGGCGGGGCGTTTTTACCTGTGCTCATGGCACGGCGCAGACCCCGGTGTTTATGAACGTAGGGACTCAGGGGGCCATCAAGGGGGCGGTCTCCGCCCATGATCTGGCGGAGATCGGCTGCCAGATCGAATTGTCCAATACCTATCACCTCCACCTCAGGCCGGGAGACGAGGTGGTGCGGGACCTGGGGGGGCTCCACAGATTCATGGACTGGAAGGGGCCGATCCTGACCGACAGCGGTGGGTTTCAGGTGTTCTCCCTCTCCGGCCTGCGGAAGATCACCGAGGAGGGGGTCACCTTCGCCTCTCACATCGACGGGCGGCGCATCTTCATGGGGCCGGAGGAGTCCATGCGCATCCAGTCCCATCTGGGCTCCGATGTGGCCATGGCCTTTGACGAATGTGTGGCCAACCCGTCTACCTATGAGTATGTCAAGCCCTCCTGTGAGCGGACTTACCGCTGGCTGGTGCGCTGTAAGGAGGAGCACGAGAGGCTCAACGCCCAGCCCGGCGCGGTCAATCCGCATCAGATGCTGTTCGGCATCAACCAGGGGGGGACTTACCCCGACCTGCGCGTGTGGCATATGGACGCGATCGCCAAGCTGGACTGCGACGGCTACGCCATCGGCGGTCTGGCGGTGGGGGAGGAGACCCAGGTGATGTACGACATCATCGACGCGGTGGAGCCCCACATGCCGGCGGACAAGCCCCGCTATCTGATGGGGGTGGGCACGCCCTCCAACATCATTGAGGGCGTGGCCCGAGGGGTGGATTTCTTCGACTGCGTGATGCCGGCCCGCAACGCCAGGCACGCCAAGCTCTTCACCTGGGAGGGGGCCATGAACATCAAAAATGAGAAGTACAAGCTGGATGAGCGGCCCATCGACCCCAACTGCGGCTGTCCCGCCTGCCGCTCTTTCTCCCGGGCCTATCTCCGCCACCTGTTCGTGGCAGGAGAGATGCTGGCCATGCGCCTGGCCGTCCTGCATAACCTCTGGTTCTACAACGAGCTGACCGCCCGCATCCGTCAGGCGCTGGATCAGGGGTGCTTCCAGGCGTTTCGGCACATGTACTCCCAGAAACTGGATGGACGGATTTGA
- a CDS encoding TfoX/Sxy family protein yields MNRLTDLPNIGPVLAANLRKIGVETPEQLRKLGSMEALRRIRVQVDPGACLNQLQALEGAIEGIPKKELAAEKREELRAFFQTL; encoded by the coding sequence ATGAACCGATTGACGGACCTGCCCAACATCGGCCCTGTGCTTGCGGCCAATCTGCGGAAGATCGGCGTGGAGACGCCGGAACAGCTCCGTAAGCTGGGGAGCATGGAGGCTTTGCGCCGCATCCGGGTCCAGGTGGACCCCGGCGCCTGTCTGAACCAGCTTCAAGCGCTGGAGGGGGCTATAGAGGGCATCCCCAAAAAGGAACTGGCCGCAGAGAAAAGGGAAGAGCTGAGGGCCTTCTTCCAGACTTTATAG
- the queA gene encoding tRNA preQ1(34) S-adenosylmethionine ribosyltransferase-isomerase QueA, with translation MKTSDFYYDLPPELIAQTPLERRDGSRLLTLDKRTGETGHGHFYDLPRLLRPGDCLVMNDSRVLPARLLGRREPTGGAAEVLLLVDRGDQVWECLVRPGRKVKPGTRLSFGEGALTAEVLEALEGGNRLIRFDYEGIFLETLERLGKMPLPPYIKKELNDPERYQTVYSRQVGSAAAPTAGLHFTRELLDQIQAMGVSLCYVTLHVGLGTFRPVKEDEITDHEMHAEYCMIPQETADIINRTKQTGGRVVCVGTTSCRTIESWAGEDGTLKASAGWTDIFIYPGYRFKVLDALVTNFHLPESTLVMLVSALAGREHILAAYEEAVRERYRFFSFGDAMFIY, from the coding sequence ATGAAGACATCCGATTTTTACTATGATTTGCCGCCGGAGCTCATCGCGCAGACGCCGCTGGAGCGGCGGGATGGTTCCCGCCTGCTGACGCTGGACAAGCGCACCGGGGAGACCGGCCACGGACATTTTTACGATCTGCCCCGGCTGCTGCGGCCGGGGGACTGCCTGGTGATGAACGACTCCCGGGTGCTGCCCGCCCGGCTGCTGGGACGCCGGGAGCCCACCGGCGGGGCGGCAGAGGTGCTGCTGCTGGTGGATCGGGGCGATCAGGTGTGGGAGTGCCTGGTCCGGCCCGGGCGGAAGGTGAAGCCGGGGACGCGGCTCTCCTTTGGGGAAGGTGCGCTGACGGCCGAGGTCCTGGAGGCCCTGGAGGGAGGCAATCGGCTGATTCGCTTCGACTATGAGGGGATCTTCCTAGAGACCCTGGAGCGGCTGGGAAAAATGCCGCTGCCCCCCTACATCAAGAAAGAGCTCAACGACCCGGAGCGCTACCAGACGGTGTATTCCAGACAGGTGGGCTCCGCCGCCGCTCCCACGGCCGGGCTCCACTTCACCAGAGAGCTCCTGGATCAGATCCAGGCCATGGGAGTCAGCCTGTGCTACGTGACGCTGCACGTGGGCCTGGGGACCTTCCGGCCGGTGAAGGAGGACGAGATCACCGACCATGAGATGCACGCGGAGTACTGCATGATCCCGCAGGAGACGGCGGACATTATCAACCGGACCAAGCAAACCGGCGGGCGGGTCGTCTGCGTGGGGACCACCTCCTGCCGGACCATCGAGTCCTGGGCCGGTGAGGACGGCACCCTGAAGGCCTCCGCGGGCTGGACCGATATTTTCATCTATCCGGGCTATCGGTTCAAGGTGCTGGACGCGCTGGTCACCAATTTTCATCTGCCGGAGTCCACGCTGGTCATGCTGGTCTCGGCGCTGGCGGGCCGGGAGCACATTCTGGCGGCCTATGAGGAGGCGGTGCGGGAGCGCTACCGTTTCTTTAGTTTTGGCGATGCGATGTTCATTTACTAG
- a CDS encoding SpoIID/LytB domain-containing protein: MGKKIIQFAAILFAAVICLSGVVSAADAAEQDVIRVGLFYGSSALPGANLLNDVGTGYRFGYLDGDARFCPVGSTGESAISVVKTQNVYYGKVGDWAGYYDTITSDIAVGCWHVQLPTAYGTFEAAQEAAVSVSGGFPAWIEGTYYVRVGAYLTSGEANAAAAALGAAGAEAVGTSSSGVSVVRTGTSRVLFQFDGGAGVSLAVRPGLEDGVKTVTHFRGYRYYGDFQYQRRSGGNLTVVNFVPMEDYVNCVISREMSNSWPLEALKAQAVCARTYAAMNRNKHSSNGFDVCGSTDCQVYFGTAWTGTNTARAAEETAGKHVWYGGRMAQTFYFSCDGGATESVGNVWRSDVDMPYLKGVVDPYEADVASQIEKYTSTVTFTKRELKELLHSKNYMCADVVDFRVTETTPTGNVLTVTVFDAAGKSWSFSKEKARTFFGLRSQRYTISGSGAGYYVNKDGVLPSMSGVYAVNGSGNVSQVPSGSMPYVVTRDGIARMEGEAASGNTFTVTTYGWGHNVGMSQWGANAMARRGHTYEEILKFYFTGVEVR, from the coding sequence ATGGGCAAAAAAATCATACAATTTGCGGCGATTCTTTTTGCTGCGGTCATATGTCTGTCCGGTGTAGTCTCAGCAGCGGACGCGGCGGAGCAGGATGTGATACGGGTGGGGCTGTTTTACGGAAGCAGCGCCCTGCCCGGCGCCAACCTGCTCAACGATGTGGGTACGGGCTATCGTTTCGGCTATTTGGACGGGGACGCGCGGTTCTGCCCGGTGGGCAGCACGGGGGAGAGCGCCATCTCCGTGGTCAAGACCCAAAACGTCTATTACGGCAAGGTGGGGGACTGGGCCGGGTATTATGACACCATCACCTCCGACATTGCGGTGGGCTGCTGGCACGTCCAGCTCCCGACGGCATACGGCACCTTTGAGGCGGCGCAGGAGGCGGCCGTGTCGGTGTCCGGCGGGTTTCCGGCCTGGATAGAAGGGACATACTATGTGCGGGTGGGGGCCTATCTCACCAGTGGCGAGGCCAACGCCGCGGCAGCCGCCCTGGGCGCGGCGGGAGCTGAGGCGGTTGGCACCAGCAGCAGCGGTGTCTCGGTGGTCCGGACCGGCACCAGCCGGGTCCTCTTCCAGTTCGACGGAGGCGCAGGCGTCTCGCTGGCGGTCCGTCCCGGCCTGGAGGACGGTGTCAAAACCGTCACCCACTTCCGGGGCTACCGCTATTATGGGGACTTCCAATACCAGCGCCGCTCCGGAGGAAACCTCACGGTGGTCAACTTCGTGCCCATGGAGGACTATGTCAACTGCGTGATCTCCCGGGAGATGAGCAACTCCTGGCCGCTGGAGGCGCTGAAGGCGCAGGCGGTATGCGCGCGCACCTATGCCGCCATGAATCGGAACAAGCACAGCTCCAACGGCTTCGATGTCTGCGGGAGTACCGACTGTCAGGTCTATTTTGGTACGGCCTGGACGGGAACGAACACCGCCCGGGCGGCGGAGGAGACGGCGGGAAAGCACGTCTGGTACGGCGGCCGCATGGCACAGACCTTTTACTTTTCCTGCGACGGCGGCGCCACCGAGAGCGTGGGCAACGTCTGGCGGTCAGATGTGGACATGCCCTATCTGAAGGGAGTCGTGGACCCCTACGAGGCCGATGTGGCCAGCCAAATCGAAAAATACACCTCCACTGTCACGTTTACCAAACGGGAACTGAAGGAGCTGCTTCACTCCAAAAATTACATGTGTGCCGACGTGGTGGATTTTCGGGTCACCGAGACGACGCCCACCGGCAATGTGCTTACCGTAACGGTGTTCGACGCGGCGGGGAAGAGCTGGTCCTTTTCCAAGGAAAAGGCCCGCACCTTTTTCGGGCTGCGGTCCCAGCGCTACACCATCTCTGGCAGCGGGGCTGGCTACTATGTGAATAAGGATGGCGTTTTGCCCTCCATGAGCGGCGTCTACGCGGTAAACGGCAGCGGAAACGTAAGCCAGGTGCCCTCCGGCTCTATGCCCTATGTGGTCACCCGCGACGGAATCGCCCGGATGGAGGGAGAAGCCGCGTCGGGGAACACCTTCACCGTCACCACCTACGGCTGGGGCCACAACGTGGGGATGAGCCAGTGGGGGGCGAATGCCATGGCCAGGCGGGGCCATACCTATGAGGAAATCCTCAAATTTTATTTTACCGGCGTTGAGGTCCGGTAA
- the asd gene encoding aspartate-semialdehyde dehydrogenase, protein MEKYKVGVIGGTGMVGQRFVTLMENHPWFELKVIAASPRSAGKTYEEAVGGRWAMDTPIPEQAKNLVVMNAEADVAAIAAQVDFVFSAVDMKKEEIKALEEQYAQQECPVVSNNSAHRWTPDVPMVIPELNPEHIKVVEAQRKRLGMRRGFIAVKSNCSIQSYVPALHPLRGFGLEKILVCTYQAISGAGKTFQTWPEMADNLIPYIGGEEEKSEQEPMKVWGHVENGVIVNAVKPAITAQCLRVPVSNGHTAAVFVDFAKKPPMDEMKAIWAEFKGRPQELQLPMAPKQFLHYFEEPDRPQSRLDRDLERGMAVSIGRLRPDTQYDYKFVCLSHNTLRGAAGGAVELAELLCAEGYITRR, encoded by the coding sequence ATGGAAAAGTACAAGGTTGGCGTGATCGGCGGCACCGGCATGGTGGGACAGCGCTTTGTGACTTTGATGGAAAACCATCCCTGGTTTGAACTGAAGGTCATCGCGGCCAGCCCCCGCTCTGCGGGCAAAACCTATGAAGAGGCCGTGGGCGGCCGCTGGGCTATGGATACCCCCATCCCCGAGCAGGCCAAAAACTTGGTGGTGATGAACGCTGAGGCCGACGTAGCCGCCATTGCCGCCCAGGTGGATTTCGTTTTTTCCGCTGTGGACATGAAAAAAGAGGAAATCAAGGCGCTGGAGGAGCAGTATGCCCAGCAGGAGTGCCCGGTGGTCTCGAATAACAGCGCCCACCGCTGGACGCCCGACGTGCCCATGGTGATTCCGGAATTGAACCCCGAGCATATTAAAGTGGTGGAGGCACAGCGAAAGCGACTGGGGATGCGGCGCGGGTTCATCGCAGTCAAGTCCAACTGCTCCATCCAGAGCTATGTGCCCGCTCTTCATCCCCTGCGCGGTTTCGGTCTGGAGAAGATCCTGGTCTGCACATACCAGGCGATCTCCGGCGCCGGTAAGACGTTCCAGACGTGGCCGGAGATGGCGGATAATCTGATCCCCTACATCGGCGGCGAAGAGGAGAAGTCTGAGCAGGAGCCCATGAAGGTCTGGGGCCATGTGGAAAACGGCGTCATCGTCAACGCCGTGAAGCCGGCCATTACGGCTCAATGCCTCCGCGTTCCCGTCTCCAACGGGCACACTGCTGCAGTTTTTGTGGATTTTGCGAAAAAGCCCCCGATGGACGAAATGAAGGCCATCTGGGCGGAATTCAAGGGCCGCCCCCAGGAGCTTCAACTCCCCATGGCCCCGAAGCAGTTCCTGCACTATTTTGAGGAGCCCGACCGCCCCCAGTCCAGGTTGGACCGGGACCTGGAGCGCGGCATGGCCGTGTCCATCGGGCGGCTCCGCCCCGATACGCAGTACGACTATAAGTTTGTCTGTTTGTCCCACAACACACTCCGCGGCGCAGCAGGCGGCGCGGTCGAGCTTGCCGAGCTGCTCTGCGCCGAGGGGTATATTACAAGGAGGTAA
- the dapA gene encoding 4-hydroxy-tetrahydrodipicolinate synthase — MRNPVFTGACPAIVTPFDASGAVNYTALEKLIDHVIEAGVDAICVCGTTGECSTLSLREHIAVVEHSVKYINHRVKVIAGAGSNDTSAAVYLSQHAQDSGADALLHVTPYYNKCSQAGLIRHYEYIADRVELPIILYNVPSRTGVSFTAETYQVLSQNPRINGVKEASGNFSLLAHTRHLCGDDFYVWSGNDDQTVPMMALGAKGVISVVANVAPKLMVDMTHLCLAGDYASASKLQIENMDFIDSLFLEVNPIPVKAAMNLIGMEAGGLRLPLCDMSESNLEKMKAAMARIGLLR; from the coding sequence ATGAGAAACCCCGTATTTACCGGCGCCTGTCCTGCCATCGTCACCCCCTTCGACGCCAGCGGTGCCGTCAACTATACCGCGCTGGAAAAGCTGATCGACCATGTGATCGAGGCCGGAGTGGACGCCATCTGTGTCTGCGGCACTACCGGCGAATGTTCTACTCTCAGCCTTCGCGAGCACATCGCGGTGGTGGAGCACAGCGTCAAGTACATCAACCACCGGGTCAAAGTCATCGCTGGCGCGGGCAGCAACGATACTTCCGCCGCCGTCTACCTCTCCCAGCACGCGCAGGACTCCGGTGCCGACGCCCTGCTCCATGTCACCCCTTACTATAACAAGTGCTCCCAGGCCGGCCTTATCCGGCACTATGAGTACATCGCCGACCGGGTGGAGCTGCCCATCATCCTCTACAACGTTCCCTCCCGTACCGGCGTCTCCTTTACCGCCGAGACCTATCAGGTCCTGTCGCAGAACCCCCGAATCAACGGTGTCAAAGAGGCCTCCGGCAACTTCTCCCTGCTGGCTCACACCCGCCACCTGTGCGGCGATGATTTCTACGTCTGGTCGGGCAACGACGACCAAACCGTGCCTATGATGGCCCTGGGCGCCAAGGGTGTCATCTCTGTTGTGGCCAATGTGGCGCCCAAGCTGATGGTAGATATGACCCACCTCTGCCTGGCCGGAGATTATGCGTCCGCCTCCAAGCTGCAAATCGAAAACATGGATTTCATCGACTCCCTCTTCCTGGAGGTCAATCCCATTCCCGTCAAGGCTGCCATGAATCTGATCGGCATGGAGGCCGGAGGACTGCGTCTGCCTCTGTGCGACATGTCGGAGAGCAATCTGGAAAAGATGAAGGCTGCCATGGCCCGCATCGGCCTGCTTCGCTGA
- the dapB gene encoding 4-hydroxy-tetrahydrodipicolinate reductase: protein MLKLIISGCNGHMGRVVSSLCEADPDLAVAAGFDLLGTADREFPVFSSPAEFSGEADVVVDFSSTAALTPLLAFCTARRLPLVLCTTGFSETQLVEIESAATAIPIFRSANMSLGVSVLQALVKKAAAVLEGYDIEIVERHHNRKVDAPSGTALMLAGAAASARSQPSQYIYDRHSVRQPRGCDEIGISSVRGGTIVGEHEVIFAGRDEVIELRHSAQSREIFASGALRAARFLAAPGQRPGLYSMSDLVASVAE from the coding sequence ATGCTCAAGCTTATTATTTCCGGCTGCAACGGCCACATGGGCCGCGTCGTCTCCTCCCTCTGCGAGGCCGATCCGGACCTTGCCGTTGCCGCCGGCTTCGATCTTCTGGGAACTGCCGACCGGGAATTCCCCGTATTCTCCTCCCCCGCTGAATTTTCCGGCGAGGCCGACGTGGTCGTGGACTTCTCCAGTACCGCCGCCCTCACCCCCCTGCTGGCCTTCTGCACGGCCAGGAGGCTCCCCCTCGTGCTGTGCACCACCGGCTTCAGCGAGACTCAACTGGTTGAGATTGAATCGGCGGCCACAGCCATCCCCATCTTCCGCTCCGCCAATATGTCCCTGGGCGTCAGCGTCCTCCAAGCCCTGGTCAAAAAAGCCGCCGCCGTCCTGGAGGGCTATGACATTGAGATTGTAGAGCGCCACCACAACCGCAAGGTGGACGCCCCCAGCGGTACGGCCCTCATGCTGGCCGGCGCCGCAGCCTCCGCGCGGTCTCAGCCGTCGCAATATATCTATGACCGCCACAGTGTCCGTCAGCCCAGAGGCTGCGATGAGATCGGGATCTCCTCGGTGCGGGGCGGAACCATCGTAGGAGAGCACGAGGTCATCTTTGCGGGGCGGGACGAAGTCATCGAACTGCGCCATTCCGCCCAATCCCGTGAGATTTTCGCCAGCGGCGCGCTCCGGGCGGCGCGTTTTTTGGCGGCTCCCGGCCAGCGCCCTGGACTCTACAGCATGTCGGATTTGGTTGCCTCTGTCGCAGAGTAA
- a CDS encoding AI-2E family transporter, with protein MVLLGITFFFALYRFDEVRAKISMVMGVFMPFITGFAIAYLLNSPMCFFERTLYRNLRYRRGLSIVTVYLLGVAILSILLNLIIPQVVQSITDLMVNMQTYLEQLNTLVQSLIARFHLEGEGITDLVISYQELMNKITRLASDAMPKILNFGVAVGSGVVTAITALISSIYMLAGKGRLVPQLKKLTYAIAPKTSAERFLSVCSRANGVFVGFINGKLIDSAIIGVLCFILTMIFRIPYPVLVSVVVGVTNIIPFFGPIIGAVPCVMILLIVDPWAAVRFGILVIALQQFDGNILGPKILGDSTGLSAIWVLVAIVVGGGLFGFPGMLLGVPTFAVLYSLVREWTNARLESKGIDGDGNPLPTSRGTEEES; from the coding sequence GTGGTGCTGCTGGGCATTACCTTCTTTTTTGCCCTCTACCGTTTCGACGAGGTGCGGGCAAAGATCAGCATGGTGATGGGGGTGTTTATGCCCTTTATCACAGGGTTTGCCATCGCCTATCTGCTCAATTCGCCCATGTGCTTTTTTGAGCGCACCCTTTACCGGAACCTCCGTTATCGGCGTGGACTGTCCATCGTTACAGTTTACCTGCTGGGTGTGGCCATTCTGTCCATCCTGCTCAATCTGATCATACCCCAGGTCGTGCAGAGCATCACAGACCTGATGGTCAACATGCAGACCTATCTGGAGCAGCTCAACACTCTGGTGCAGTCCCTCATAGCCCGATTCCACCTGGAGGGAGAGGGAATCACCGACCTGGTGATCTCCTATCAGGAGCTGATGAATAAGATCACCCGTCTGGCCTCCGACGCCATGCCAAAAATCCTGAATTTCGGCGTGGCGGTGGGCAGCGGTGTGGTCACGGCGATCACTGCGCTCATCTCCTCCATCTATATGCTGGCAGGAAAGGGCCGGCTGGTGCCGCAGTTGAAAAAGCTCACCTACGCCATCGCGCCAAAGACCAGCGCCGAGCGCTTCCTCAGTGTCTGTTCCAGAGCGAACGGGGTATTCGTGGGCTTTATCAACGGTAAGCTTATTGACTCTGCGATCATCGGGGTGCTCTGCTTCATCCTGACGATGATTTTTCGTATCCCCTATCCCGTCCTGGTCAGCGTGGTTGTGGGCGTCACCAACATCATCCCGTTCTTTGGTCCCATCATCGGGGCGGTGCCCTGTGTTATGATTCTGCTCATCGTGGACCCGTGGGCCGCAGTGCGCTTCGGCATCCTGGTCATTGCACTGCAGCAGTTTGACGGCAATATCCTGGGTCCCAAGATTTTGGGAGACAGCACGGGGCTGTCCGCCATCTGGGTGCTGGTAGCCATCGTGGTCGGCGGCGGGCTGTTCGGTTTCCCGGGGATGCTGTTGGGCGTCCCAACCTTTGCGGTGCTCTACTCCCTGGTGCGGGAGTGGACCAACGCCAGGCTGGAGAGCAAGGGCATCGACGGAGACGGAAATCCGTTGCCCACAAGCAGGGGAACAGAAGAAGAGAGCTGA